From the Triticum urartu cultivar G1812 chromosome 4, Tu2.1, whole genome shotgun sequence genome, the window CGGGGTCTCGAGAAATGCACGGACGTGAAAGAAGAGTGGTAGAAATGCTTTATGGCACATGTTTCAGGTCCGCATAGTACAAGCGCAAGAGAGAAAGCAATAGGTCAAGGTATGCATCAGACAAGGAAGATTTCAACCGACAGCGAAAGCTACAGGCACTAGACGTATAGGCTTGGAGATGGGACGATGACTGTTTTGGTGGTGCCAATCAGAGGTTCTACGCAAACTTTTGTTGGAGACTTAGTTCAGACCAGATGCAGGGACTACAGACGGCTATGCAGTTCAGCTCACTTGTTACAGGCGTAGGACTTGACTGGAAGCTACAGCAGATATCAGGGAGGCACGACACAACACCAACCAAATCACACGAAGAAACAATACAGAAACAGGGAAATGGTGATTGACAGCAGTAGAGGCTATGGGTGTAGGCAAACCAGATAACATGCATATTGACCAAGGTGCGAAGCAGGTTCAAACATACCACAGGTTCATACAACACAACAGGTTGTAAACCAAACACCACACAGCAAACATTCAAACAGACAGACAACAGATAAAGCCGCTTGGGCAGATCACAGGATAGTAGTAGACGAAGGCACGCTTGACGTACATCAGGTCGCAAACTCAGCTGCTCTAGTACTCATCACCCTCATCACCGTCCTCGCCCTCGTCGAACTCAGCGCCAACTTCTTCATAGTCCTTCTCCAGGGCAGCAAGATCCTCACGGGCCTCAGAGAACTCACCCTCCTCCATGCCCTCACCCACGTACCAGTGGACGAAGGCACGCTTAGCGTACATCAGGTCGAACTTGTGGTCGATGCGGGAGAAGACCTCGACAACGCTGGTGGAGTTGGAGATCATGCACACGGCCCTCTGGACCTTGGCGAGGTCGCCGCCTGGGACGACGCTGGGTGGCTGGTAGTTGATACCACACTTGAAACCAGTGGGGCACCAGTCCACAAACTGGATGGTGCGCTTCGTCTTGATGGTGGCCACAGCAGCGTTGACATCCTTGGGCACAACATCACCACGGTACATGAGGCAGCAGGCCATGTACTTGCCGTGGCGGGGGTCACACTTGGCCATCATGGAGGAAGGCTCGAAGGCGCTGTTGGTGATCTCAGCGACAGAGAGCTGCTCATGGTAAGCCTTCTCAGCTGAGATCACTGGGGCATAGGAGGAAAGCATGAAGTGGATCCTCGGGTAGGGCACCAGGTTGGTCTGAAACTCGTTCACATCAACATTCAGAGCACCATCAAACCTCAGGGAAGCAGTCAGGGATGAGATGACCTGCAGATTGGTTGTTCCACAATGCATTAGATCCCAATATAACATGACTAGACAGTGCAACATATATCATACATCAAACAGAAAACAAACATGTACTAAGCAGAAACAGGGCTATACCTGAGAAACGAGCCTATTGAGGTTGGTGTATGTTGGGCGCTCAATGTCAAGGGAGCGGCGGCAGATGTCATAGATGGCCTCATTGTCAAGGAGGACAGCCACATCAGTGTGCTCAAGGAGAGAGTGGGTGGACAGGACACTGTTGTATGGCTCAACAACAGAGGTGGAGACCTGAGGGGATGGGTACACTGTGAACCCAAGCTTGGACTTCTttccatagtcaacagagagacGCTCAAGGAGAAGAGAACCAAGGCCAGAGCCAGTTCCACCTCCAACAGCGTTGAAGACAAGGAACCCCTGGAGACCAGTGCAGTTGTCTGCAAGCTTCCTGATACGGTCAAGGCATAGGTCAACAATCTCCTTGCCAACTGCACAAATGGCACCAAAAGTTAGCCAGATGATCAGCAACAGTGATAATTGGCATCATTACACACAGAGTGCACTACACAAGACAAGCACGGCACTTACTGGTGTAGTGACCACGGGCAAAGTTGTTGGCTGCATCCTCCTTGCCACTGATAAGCTGCTCAGGGTGGAAGAGCTGGCGGTAAGTGCCAGTCCTCACCTCATCAATCACAGTGGGCTCAAGATCAACAAAGACCGCGCGGGGGACATGCTTCCCAGCACCAGTCTCACTGAAGAAGGTGTTGAAAGCATCATCACCTCCCCCAACGGTCTTGTCACCGGGCATCTGTCCATCAGGCTGCACAAGGGGGATTAAACAGTGTTAAATGTGCGAAGCTAAATCCACTGAATTTTGTAGCAACAGAACAGGAAAACATTCACAAAACAGTTTGAATTACAGATGAATTCATAGCAACAGAACAAGAAAACATTCACAAAACAGTTTGCATTACAGATCAATTCATAGCAACATAAGTATTGTAACTAATTAGAGGTGCATTTCCATATGAGCAGGCAATGTACATACCAGAAACACCAGCGAGGATATAACACGATATGCATGAACAGATATCACCGTATCTAGCAGATTTCGAACAGATCTAAATGGTACAGGACAGGACATTTCAAACAAACGAGTGTGTGCCAATCGGTGATGCTTGCAACATAATAATAATGGATCTACGTCATGGGAGCGTCGAATGTAACAAGTAACAGATCAAACAGGTCATGTCCCTCTACAATATCTACATTCTTATCTATCAATTTCAGAACGATGAGTTCAATTTAGAGGACACTGATCAGATCTACcacatgaacaaacaacacaaCCCGAAGCAGGTGAAAATTGCATACAGAATTGCAACCGCTCTGTGATCAAGTGAACTGCAGCACTATACAAGTAAATCTACACCTTAAAATTCAAATTCGAACCATCTGGGATCCAGTGAACTGCAGCGCTATACAAGCAAATCTACACCTAAAATTCAAATTCGAACCGTCTGCGAAGCAACCGAGACCAACAGAAGCAACCTCATGCACCCTACATTCCGTCAGATCTAGAATTCCCCTTCCAGCAAACGCAGATCAGACCAGCCGCAGTCAGATCCACGCCCAAATCCGACCGAGCACGCCCAGCAACCACCAGAACCCCCGGATCTAGCGCGGATCTAACGCGAAGCATGGCAGAACAAGCTGGGGAAGCGAGCGAATCGGTACCTGAATGCCATGCTCGAGGCAGTAGAGCTCCCAGCACGCGTTCCCGACCTGGATACCGGCCTGGCCGATGTGGATCGAGATGCACTCCCTCATGGCGGCGGGTCGGAGCGGCGGAAGCCGGCGCTACGCTGCGCTGGTGGAGAGATCGGGGGAGGAGGGGAGGACGGAGGCCAAAGCTCGGAAGCGCGAGAGAGAGGCGAGTACGAAGACGCCGGTCTCTGCGATGCTCTGCTTAGGGTTTCCGCTGCCCACACTCGGCTCGTTTTATAGCGCCGCACAGGCTGGACTGGATGGAGTGCGGGCGAAGGGATGGGATGGGCGTTTTTGCATCCGCGCCCTCCCGAATTACTCGGTGCCGGCCAACGGTCGGGTGGTTGGGTTGGGTCAGGCTGTCATGTACCGTTCCGGGAACATGTGGAATCTGAGGGGTCTTGGTGGAATTGTTTGCGCCGAGAGCACGCTTTTTGTTAGCACTTGGGCAGAGAGATTACCCGCCTGCTGCGCTCCTGACGTGTGGGTCCAGGTTTTGTTGCTGGGCGTGTGCGCGCTCGTGGGTGCGATCGGGCTGGGTTGATGTAGTAAGAGATTGGCATTTTTCAAAATATGAAAACAGTCGGTTGGTAGCGGGGGCGCCTCGTCCAGTCATCCTCGTTGGTGAGACTGAGACACCACCGGCGCTGTTCCCCACGACGGGATGTCTCGCCTGCGCCGTGGGCCGTGGCGTGTGGTGGGCCCCGCCGTTCGGTGGGGAGATGAGCCGTCCGGTGCGCGGGGGGTGGTTGGATGGACGGTTCCATTCCACCGTTCGCGCCGTCGTGGGGAGTCGGGCAGGTTCGAGTAATTTCGATTTTTGAAATGGGGGAGCGGGAGGACGAACGGCGCGCGTTGCGTGGATCTTCTGCGGAGCCTCTTCTGCCCCTGTGGCACCGCCGTGAATGGCCGTGGAGGACGAGTATATGTTTTCTCTCGAATACGCATGAGTGTGcgtattatttatttatttaatttgcggGAAAGAGGATTTCATTCATCAAGTAATATGGTTATACTCAGCGGCAATGATGCTCGCGATCTCGTCGGGAGGGTTACGCAGCCAAACAGCAGTCCGCTGTTGAATACGTCCCAAGTGTGCATATGATTATATATTAAAGAAAGAGGATGGGGACAAGAACCCTTTCACATTGGCGATTACACTGTTACAGTGTTACATGTGGACCAACTCCGCCGGCACAGTCGGAAACTACTCTAGCCTAAGGCCAACTCCGGCGTGCGACTTCATCCTGTCGGGGTGTGTCCGTTTGGAGTAAAACGGACATATCAAACGGCCCAGTGCGCGACTCCATCCTCAAAAAACGTCCGTTTTTGTCCGCTTCGCTCCATCCTGGGAGTAAAGTTGGGCTGGCTTTGGGTCTGAAACAGACACGAGCGGATGCTCTCTACGTCATCCTCGTCCGTGGTGTGTTCTTTTGCATGTGACCCTGGCCCGCCTGTCATTGACCCACACACCCAcccacccctctctctcttctccttTTATCTTCCTGGCCCACCACGCACACACACCACCACGAGGCTGAACAGTCGCGGGCCCCGAGGAGCACGCTGCGCTCCAGCCGGCCGGCCTCGCCTGGCCGTCAGAGGCCCCGCCGCCATGGCCTTCCGCAACAGCtcgccgccgccatggccgcgCGCGCTCGCATGGGGTGCGCGGACAGCGGCGAGCGCCCAGGCGGCGGCGAGCGCACGCGTCGGCAGGAGGCATGCGGGGACGAACACGCGGACGCAGCCGGAGCACATCGGCGGGCTGCTGCAAACGAGCGcgagtggcggcggcgagctACTGTGGTCGGGGCAGCAGGACGGGGCGCGGGGGCGGAGCATGGCGTGCGGCTGGCGGCGCGCGGTGCATGGCGGGCGGGTGGCTTGGCGCGGCTAGCTACGCAGGCTGGCGCGCGGGCGGACGCGCGGCTGGCTAGCTAGCTAGCTTAGCTAGCACGGCGGCAGGCTAGctaagctagctagctagcacgCAGGCGGGGGAGGCGAGCGGGCGGGACGGCGTGCAGGCGTGGGCGAGCTCGACTGTGGCGACTGCACCGGCGAGGCGAGAGCGCGAGCTCGTGGGCAGGCGATGCGCACGCATGGGCGCGCGGTCGAGGCGGACATTTTGGGGTCGGTCGGCGCGTTGGGCGCCTTCAACTTCACCTGAACATGCATGTCCGTTTTCGTCCCTATTGCCACCCCAAACAAACGAAATCCGGacaaaacggacgtccgtttggggtcatacggtggagttggcctaactTCTTCCCTCAGCCCACCTCACTAGCCCTCCGAGGAGAGGCTCTACATTCCCTTTTAATATGCCAGCTGCTTCCATGCGCGTCCCTTAGTGTCAATTTTGTTCGCAAGCGCCCCGATGAGAGAGGGGCGCCATCGAAGACAATCGCGTTTCGGTGCTTCCATATCTCCCACAACATGAGTAGTAGGATTGCACGCGTGTCCTTCGCCGCTTGGCCATGAGTAGCTATGACGGCACACCAGTCCCGCAGCCTCAAGTCATGGCTCGACGTCCACTGTGGCCTATCAAGCACTCTGCATATGACAGACCATACTCCCttcgttcggaattacttgtcacaaaaatgaatgtatctaggcatattttaattctagatacatccattttcgagacaagtaattccgaacggatgGAGTACTTCTCTTATGGAGACGCGACCCAGTAGAAGATGATCCATGGTCTTCTCGTGCTGATCGCAGAAGGGGCATGCGTCGTGGTGATCTAATCCGCGCCTAGCAAGTATGTCCGAGGTCCAACACTTATTATGCATCGCAAGCCAAAGAAAGAACCTACAACGTAGTGGGGCCTTGGATTTTCATGTAAATTCAGCTGTCGGTTCCACCTCCGGTCCTATGAATTTGGCCTCGTATGTTGATTTCATGGAGTAGTCCCCGTTGGCCTCCTAGTTCCACGTGATGTGATCCGTCTCCTCCGGCACCAGTATCGTTCTGGTCACCTAGTCCCAAAGGAGCACGTACTCATTTAGCTATTGGGCAGTAAGGTCGGGTCCAATGTGCAATGCCCATTCTCCCGTTGAAACCGCCTGGTATACCATCCGAGATGTCCGCACGCGAGGTGCAACAATGGCGTATATGGACGGGGCCACATCTCGGACCGTAAATCCTGCAAGCCATCGGTCTTCCCAAAAGCAAGTGTTCATGCCATTGCCAAGCATTGTTTTTTGCCGCAGCCCTGAAGAGCTGCCTTGATTCCGCTGGGACCTCAATTTGGAATTCAGCCCATGGTCAAGATTGATCTGTACGTTGGAGCCATAGCCAACGGGCTTGAATGGCGACATTCAGCCACCGGAGCTTGGGAAGACCCAGGCCTCCTGCCCACTTGGGCATGCACACGGCCTCCCAGGCCACTCTGCATTGTCCACCGTCTGCGCTGTCACGTGCACACCATAGaaagctgttggggaacgcagtatttcaaaaaaattacctacgatcacgcaagatctatctagggtatgcatagcaacgagcgggaagagtgtgtccacgtaccctcgtagaccgaaagcggaagcgtttaataacgtagttgatgtagtcgaacatctttgcgatccaactgatccaagcaccaaacgtacgacacctccgtgttcagcacacgttcagctcgttGACGTCCCTCgtgctcttgatccagttgaggacgagggagagttccgtcagcatgacggcgtggcgacggtgatgataaagttaccggtgcagggcttcgcctaagcactacgacgatatgaccgaggtgtgtaactgtgaaggggggcaccgcacacggctaagagaagacttggtgtgcctttggggtgccccctcccatgtatataaaggggggaaggagaggaggtcggcccaaggggggcgcgccaaggggggagtcctacttggacttcTGGTCCAAGTAGGATCCAGCCCCCTCCTTTCCTTTCTGGAGAAGGGGGgaaggggaaagaggtggaggagaagaaggaaaggggggacgCCCCCCCCCAacctgaaagcacaagtgctccctgggtggttttggtaattaatgtcaacatatctcttgttggactaatgttttcatTTAGTATATTTCAAACAAGTTCAACAGATGAAGTGGCGTGGACAAGAGGATATGGAAccctttcaagatgctaaggacaaaggattggctcaagctcaaaagctcaagactctacattttaccttttagtgatccaagatcacattgagcccataggaaaagccaatactattgaaaggggatgaggtgttgcttaatggcttgcttactcaaaatgcttagttatgtgctccaaaaccctcaaccactttctcatatccacatgtgtcccaaaccaaaagtcaaactcagtcccaccaaaattttctatccggcgccaccgagttctcttaacatagccattgccacaaaccctaatcgattcagtctcaccgatgggatctcggtctcaccgagatgggcttacAAACTCTTTATTACctattgcaataatttcggtcccaccgagatatgaaatcggtcccaccgagtttgcttgaccaactctctgtttttcttattaccaaaatcggtctcaccgagtttgtgtaattggtcaaaccgagatgaggttttaccctaaccctagcacatcggtcccaccgagttgatcatatcggtcccaccgaaatgtcTAACgatcacattatgaactaaatcggtccggctgagttttctgattcggtcccaccgagtttggtgatttgtgtgtaacggttagattacTCTTCATTCGtgaggagagccatcagaacatgcctacacttctagcatacattttctgatagagaaccacctactcatgtgttgaggtcaagataatCCACTCCAACCATATAAACCTTGATCTCTAGCCTTGTCCAacttgctttccactcaaatcatctttccaccaaatccaaatctgtgagagagagttgagtgttggggagactatcatttgaagcacaagagcaaggaattcatcatcaacacaccgtttattaccttttggagagtggtgtctcctagattggttaggtgtctataggatcgaaagtatgtctggaggggggtgattagactacatgaccaaataaaaatctagccttttcccaattttaagtcttagcagattttagcaacttagcacaattcaagtaatcaacctacacatgcaattctaagaatatagcagcggaatgtaaaacaattgcatatgaaggtaaatgaaggagtttggagggagcaaacgcaatgtagacacggagatttttggcgtggttccgataggtggttctatcgtacatccacattgatggagacttcaacccacgaagggtaacggttgcatgagtccacggagggctccacccacgaagggtccacgaagaagcaactttgtctatcccaccatggccatcacccacaaaggacttgcctcaccaggggagatcttcacgaagtaggcgatctccttgctcgtacaaactccttggttcaactccacaatcttgacggaggctcccaagtgacacctaaccaatctaggagacaccactctccaaaaggtaatagatggtgtgttgatgatgaactccttgctcttgtgctttaaatgatagtctccccaacactcaactctctctctctctcataggattagatttggtagaaagatgatttgagtggaaagcaa encodes:
- the LOC125550491 gene encoding tubulin alpha-3 chain, encoding MRECISIHIGQAGIQVGNACWELYCLEHGIQPDGQMPGDKTVGGGDDAFNTFFSETGAGKHVPRAVFVDLEPTVIDEVRTGTYRQLFHPEQLISGKEDAANNFARGHYTIGKEIVDLCLDRIRKLADNCTGLQGFLVFNAVGGGTGSGLGSLLLERLSVDYGKKSKLGFTVYPSPQVSTSVVEPYNSVLSTHSLLEHTDVAVLLDNEAIYDICRRSLDIERPTYTNLNRLVSQVISSLTASLRFDGALNVDVNEFQTNLVPYPRIHFMLSSYAPVISAEKAYHEQLSVAEITNSAFEPSSMMAKCDPRHGKYMACCLMYRGDVVPKDVNAAVATIKTKRTIQFVDWCPTGFKCGINYQPPSVVPGGDLAKVQRAVCMISNSTSVVEVFSRIDHKFDLMYAKRAFVHWYVGEGMEEGEFSEAREDLAALEKDYEEVGAEFDEGEDGDEGDEY